In Rattus norvegicus strain BN/NHsdMcwi chromosome 1, GRCr8, whole genome shotgun sequence, a genomic segment contains:
- the Lmo1 gene encoding LIM domain only protein 3 isoform X3, which produces MLSVQPKGKQKGCAGCNRKIKDRYLLKALDKYWHEDCLKCACCDCRLGEVGSTLYTKANLILCRRDYLRLFGTTGNCAACSKLIPAFEMVMRARDNVYHLDCFACQLCNQRFCVGDKFFLKNNMILCQMDYEEGHLNGTFESQVQ; this is translated from the exons ATGCTCTCCGTCCAACCTAAGGGGAAGCAGAAGGGCTGTGCAGGCTGCAACCGAAAGATCAAGGACCGGTACCTGCTGAAGGCCCTGGACAAGTACTGGCATGAGGACTGCCTCAAGTGTGCCTGCTGTGACTGTCGCCTGGGCGAGGTGGGCTCCACTCTCTACACCAAGGCTAACCTCATCCTGTGCCGGCGCGACTACCTGAG GCTTTTTGGCACCACAGGAAACTGTGCTGCCTGCAGCAAGCTGATCCCAGCTTTCGAGATGGTGATGCGGGCCCGGGACAATGTCTATCACCTTGACTGCTTCGCCTGCCAACTCTGCAATCAGAG ATTTTGCGTGGGAGACAAATTCTTCCTGAAGAACAACATGATCTTGTGCCAGATGGACTATGAGGAGGGGCATCTCAATGGCACCTTTGAATCCCAAGTTCAGTAA
- the Lmo1 gene encoding LIM domain only protein 3 isoform 1 (isoform 1 is encoded by transcript variant 1), with amino-acid sequence MMVLDKEDGVPMLSVQPKGKQKGCAGCNRKIKDRYLLKALDKYWHEDCLKCACCDCRLGEVGSTLYTKANLILCRRDYLRLFGTTGNCAACSKLIPAFEMVMRARDNVYHLDCFACQLCNQRFCVGDKFFLKNNMILCQMDYEEGHLNGTFESQVQ; translated from the exons GTGTGCCGATGCTCTCCGTCCAACCTAAGGGGAAGCAGAAGGGCTGTGCAGGCTGCAACCGAAAGATCAAGGACCGGTACCTGCTGAAGGCCCTGGACAAGTACTGGCATGAGGACTGCCTCAAGTGTGCCTGCTGTGACTGTCGCCTGGGCGAGGTGGGCTCCACTCTCTACACCAAGGCTAACCTCATCCTGTGCCGGCGCGACTACCTGAG GCTTTTTGGCACCACAGGAAACTGTGCTGCCTGCAGCAAGCTGATCCCAGCTTTCGAGATGGTGATGCGGGCCCGGGACAATGTCTATCACCTTGACTGCTTCGCCTGCCAACTCTGCAATCAGAG ATTTTGCGTGGGAGACAAATTCTTCCTGAAGAACAACATGATCTTGTGCCAGATGGACTATGAGGAGGGGCATCTCAATGGCACCTTTGAATCCCAAGTTCAGTAA
- the Lmo1 gene encoding LIM domain only protein 3 isoform X2 — MVKGVPMLSVQPKGKQKGCAGCNRKIKDRYLLKALDKYWHEDCLKCACCDCRLGEVGSTLYTKANLILCRRDYLRLFGTTGNCAACSKLIPAFEMVMRARDNVYHLDCFACQLCNQRFCVGDKFFLKNNMILCQMDYEEGHLNGTFESQVQ; from the exons ATGGTGAAAG GTGTGCCGATGCTCTCCGTCCAACCTAAGGGGAAGCAGAAGGGCTGTGCAGGCTGCAACCGAAAGATCAAGGACCGGTACCTGCTGAAGGCCCTGGACAAGTACTGGCATGAGGACTGCCTCAAGTGTGCCTGCTGTGACTGTCGCCTGGGCGAGGTGGGCTCCACTCTCTACACCAAGGCTAACCTCATCCTGTGCCGGCGCGACTACCTGAG GCTTTTTGGCACCACAGGAAACTGTGCTGCCTGCAGCAAGCTGATCCCAGCTTTCGAGATGGTGATGCGGGCCCGGGACAATGTCTATCACCTTGACTGCTTCGCCTGCCAACTCTGCAATCAGAG ATTTTGCGTGGGAGACAAATTCTTCCTGAAGAACAACATGATCTTGTGCCAGATGGACTATGAGGAGGGGCATCTCAATGGCACCTTTGAATCCCAAGTTCAGTAA
- the Lmo1 gene encoding LIM domain only protein 3 isoform 2 (isoform 2 is encoded by transcript variant 2), with translation MVLDQEDGVPMLSVQPKGKQKGCAGCNRKIKDRYLLKALDKYWHEDCLKCACCDCRLGEVGSTLYTKANLILCRRDYLRLFGTTGNCAACSKLIPAFEMVMRARDNVYHLDCFACQLCNQRFCVGDKFFLKNNMILCQMDYEEGHLNGTFESQVQ, from the exons GTGTGCCGATGCTCTCCGTCCAACCTAAGGGGAAGCAGAAGGGCTGTGCAGGCTGCAACCGAAAGATCAAGGACCGGTACCTGCTGAAGGCCCTGGACAAGTACTGGCATGAGGACTGCCTCAAGTGTGCCTGCTGTGACTGTCGCCTGGGCGAGGTGGGCTCCACTCTCTACACCAAGGCTAACCTCATCCTGTGCCGGCGCGACTACCTGAG GCTTTTTGGCACCACAGGAAACTGTGCTGCCTGCAGCAAGCTGATCCCAGCTTTCGAGATGGTGATGCGGGCCCGGGACAATGTCTATCACCTTGACTGCTTCGCCTGCCAACTCTGCAATCAGAG ATTTTGCGTGGGAGACAAATTCTTCCTGAAGAACAACATGATCTTGTGCCAGATGGACTATGAGGAGGGGCATCTCAATGGCACCTTTGAATCCCAAGTTCAGTAA